In Novosphingobium kaempferiae, the DNA window GCCCAGGTTCACTTCCGCGAAGTCCTTGGCGAACTTCTTGTTGTTGAAACCGCGCTTCGGGAGGCGCATGTGGAGCGGCATCTGGCCGCCCTCGAAGCCGTTGATCGAAACGCCCGAGCGTGCCTTCGCACCCTTCTGGCCGCGGCCGGCGGTCTTGCCCTTGCCCGAGCCGATGCCACGGCCGACGCGCATGCGGCGGTGACGGGCGCCTGCGTTGTCACGGATGTCGTTCAGTTTCATGTTCTGCACTCGCTTTCGCTTTGAGTCGCGCTGATAGGAAGCGGCGCCCCTAGCGGATGAGTGAGCGGTTGTCACGGAAGATTCACGCAATCCTTGCGTGGACAACCTTTAGTTGAAACACAACGTCGTATGAAAATCGGATATTATCCCGTATTTTCATACCAATAGACAGAAACCGTGTGACCTTCCACATACGCTTTCCGAACGGGTCCGTGCAACCTCGAGCCCGAGATTGCCCGAATCCCGCTCTGTAGGAAAGCGCCCCTCCTCTCAGCTTCCGCCGCCGAAGCCCACCAGCAGCTTGGCGCTTTCGGGCACGCGCGTGCCGAAGGCGTCGCGCGCCGGGGTCCAGCGCACGATCTCGACCGCGAGGCCGCACAGCTCCTTGTCGAACGCGGGCGAAACCGATCCCGGGTCCATCTTGCATTCGGTCGTGTTGCCCTGCTCGTCGACCTGGAAGTTGAGGTCGTGGCGGCTGAACGACTGGCGGCGCAGCTGCGTGTCGTAGCGCTCCTTCAGCTCGGTCAGCGCGTGGTTGAACTCAACGAGGCTGGCGTCATCCCAAC includes these proteins:
- the rplO gene encoding 50S ribosomal protein L15, producing the protein MKLNDIRDNAGARHRRMRVGRGIGSGKGKTAGRGQKGAKARSGVSINGFEGGQMPLHMRLPKRGFNNKKFAKDFAEVNLGLIQKFIDAGKLDITGVVDHAALKAVGLARGGKDGVRLLAKGELTAKVTFNVAGASASAVAAVEKAGGSVIVPAKEEAAA